Proteins from a genomic interval of Streptococcus oralis:
- a CDS encoding thioredoxin — MEQFLENIKDLEVTTVARAQEALDNKETATFFIGRKTCPYCRKFAGTLAGVVSETKAHIYFINSEEPSQLNELQEFRSRYGIPTVPGFVHIADGQIKVRCDSSMSAQEIKEFAGL, encoded by the coding sequence ATGGAACAATTTTTAGAAAATATTAAAGATCTTGAAGTCACAACTGTTGCCCGTGCTCAAGAAGCACTTGATAATAAAGAAACTGCAACCTTCTTCATCGGTCGTAAAACTTGCCCTTACTGCCGTAAATTTGCTGGTACATTGGCAGGTGTCGTATCTGAAACCAAAGCCCACATCTACTTCATCAACAGTGAAGAACCAAGCCAACTCAATGAATTGCAAGAATTCCGCTCACGTTATGGAATCCCAACCGTACCAGGCTTTGTCCACATTGCAGATGGCCAGATCAAGGTCCGTTGCGACTCTTCCATGTCCGCACAAGAAATCAAGGAATTTGCTGGGTTGTAA
- the yycF gene encoding response regulator YycF, whose amino-acid sequence MKKILIVDDEKPISDIIKFNMAKEGYEVVTAFNGREAIELFEAEQPDIIILDLMLPEIDGLEVAKAIRKTSSVPIIMLSAKDSEFDKVIGLELGADDYVTKPFSNRELQARVKALLRRTDLVSVDNQESDEKKAQPLQIGDLEIVPDAYVAKKYGEELDLTHREFELLYHLASHIGQVITREHLLETVWGYDYFGDVRTVDVTIRRLREKIEDTPSRPEYILTRRGVGYYMKNND is encoded by the coding sequence ATGAAAAAAATATTAATTGTAGATGATGAGAAACCAATCTCAGATATTATTAAGTTTAATATGGCCAAGGAAGGTTATGAAGTTGTTACAGCCTTCAATGGTCGTGAGGCAATCGAGCTATTTGAAGCAGAGCAACCTGACATTATTATCCTCGACTTGATGTTACCTGAAATTGATGGTTTAGAAGTTGCTAAAGCTATTCGCAAGACCAGTAGTGTTCCTATCATCATGCTCTCAGCCAAGGATAGCGAGTTTGACAAGGTTATTGGTTTAGAGTTAGGTGCAGATGATTATGTTACAAAACCTTTCTCAAACCGTGAGTTGCAGGCTCGTGTTAAGGCCCTTCTTCGTCGTACCGATCTAGTTTCAGTAGATAACCAAGAGTCTGATGAGAAGAAGGCGCAACCTTTACAAATTGGTGATTTGGAAATCGTTCCAGATGCTTACGTGGCAAAGAAATATGGTGAGGAATTAGATTTGACCCACCGTGAGTTTGAGCTCTTATATCACTTGGCTTCCCATATTGGACAAGTGATTACGCGTGAACACTTGCTTGAGACTGTTTGGGGTTATGATTATTTTGGTGATGTTCGGACAGTGGACGTGACTATTAGACGTTTGCGTGAAAAAATTGAAGATACTCCAAGCCGTCCAGAGTATATCCTCACCCGTCGTGGTGTTGGCTACTATATGAAAAATAATGATTGA
- the vicK gene encoding cell wall metabolism sensor histidine kinase VicK: MIEDIRQTILTSDFIFILILLGFILVVTLLLLENRRDNIRLKEINQKVKDLIAGDYSQVLDLQGSTEITNITNNLNDLSEVIRLTQENLEQESKRLNSILSYMTDGVLATNRRGQITMINDMAKKQLGVQKEDVLNKSILELLKIEDEYELRDLITQIPELTIDSQDVNGEYLSLRVRFALVRRESGFISGLVAVLHDTTEQEKEERERRLFVSNVSHELRTPLTSVKSYLEALDEGALYDPVAPDFIKVSLDETNRMMRMVTDLLHLSRIDNATTKLDIELINFTAFITFILNRFDKMRNQDEEKKYELVRDYPITSVWIEIDTDKMTQVIDNILNNAIKYSPDGGKITVSMKTTDDQMILSISDQGLGIPKQDLPRIFDRFYRVDRARSRAQGGTGLGLAIAKEIIKQHNGFIWAKSEYGKGSTFTIVLPYDKDAVKEEIWEDEIED, translated from the coding sequence ATGATTGAAGATATTAGACAAACTATTCTGACCAGTGATTTTATCTTTATCCTGATTTTACTTGGCTTTATCCTGGTGGTGACCTTGCTCTTACTGGAAAATCGTCGGGATAATATCCGTCTGAAGGAGATAAATCAAAAGGTTAAGGACTTGATTGCAGGTGATTATTCTCAAGTTTTGGACTTGCAAGGAAGTACAGAAATCACCAATATCACCAATAATCTAAACGATTTGTCAGAAGTTATTCGTTTGACCCAAGAAAATCTGGAACAAGAGAGTAAACGATTGAACAGTATTCTTTCTTATATGACTGATGGCGTCCTTGCGACTAATCGCCGTGGCCAGATTACCATGATCAACGATATGGCAAAGAAACAGCTCGGTGTGCAGAAAGAAGATGTTCTTAATAAAAGCATCCTCGAATTGCTTAAGATAGAAGATGAGTATGAGCTGCGTGACCTGATTACACAGATTCCAGAGTTGACGATTGACTCCCAGGATGTAAATGGGGAATACCTGAGCCTTCGTGTACGTTTTGCTCTGGTTCGTCGTGAGTCAGGTTTCATCTCTGGTTTGGTTGCCGTTTTACATGATACGACCGAGCAAGAGAAGGAAGAGCGTGAGCGAAGACTCTTTGTTTCGAATGTCAGTCATGAGTTGCGTACTCCTTTGACCAGTGTTAAATCTTATCTCGAAGCCTTGGATGAGGGAGCTCTGTATGATCCTGTCGCCCCTGATTTTATTAAGGTCTCACTCGATGAAACCAACCGTATGATGCGTATGGTGACAGATCTCTTGCATCTATCTCGTATTGACAATGCGACTACTAAACTGGATATAGAGTTGATTAACTTTACAGCCTTTATCACCTTCATCCTCAACCGTTTTGATAAGATGAGAAATCAGGATGAAGAGAAAAAATATGAGCTAGTGAGAGATTATCCAATAACTTCAGTTTGGATTGAGATTGATACGGATAAGATGACCCAGGTGATTGATAATATTCTTAACAATGCCATCAAGTATTCACCAGATGGTGGGAAGATTACGGTTAGCATGAAAACCACGGATGACCAGATGATTTTATCAATTTCTGACCAGGGTCTTGGGATTCCAAAACAAGATTTGCCTAGGATTTTTGACCGCTTTTACCGTGTGGATCGCGCAAGAAGTCGTGCTCAAGGTGGGACTGGTCTAGGTCTGGCTATCGCGAAAGAAATCATCAAACAACACAATGGTTTTATTTGGGCAAAAAGCGAATACGGTAAGGGCTCAACCTTTACCATAGTGCTCCCTTATGATAAGGATGCCGTAAAAGAAGAAATATGGGAGGACGAAATAGAAGACTAG
- a CDS encoding ABC-F family ATP-binding cassette domain-containing protein gives MIILQANKIERSFAGELLFDNINLQVDERDRIALVGKNGAGKSTLLKILVGEEEPTSGEINKKKEISLSYLVQDSRFESENTIYEEMLHVFDDLRRTEKQLRQMELEMGEKSGEGLDKLMSDYDRLSENFRQAGGFTYEADIRAILNGFKFDESMWQMKIAELSGGQNTRLALAKMLLEKPNLLVLDEPTNHLDIDTIAWLENYLVNYSGALIIVSHDRYFLDKVATITLDLTKHSLDRYVGNYSRFVELKEQKLATEAKNYEKQQKEIAALEDFVNRNLVRASTTKRAQSRRKQLEKMERIDKPESGKKSANMTFQSEKISGNVVLTVENAAIGYDGEILSEPINLDLRKMNAVAIVGPNGIGKSTFIKSIVGQIPFIKGEKRFGANVEVGYYDQTQSKLTPSNTVLDELWNDFKLTPEVEIRNRLGAFLFSGDDVKKSVGMLSGGERARLLLAKLSMENNNFLILDEPTNHLDIDSKEVLENALIDFDGTLLFVSHDRYFINRVATHVLELSENGSTLYLGDYDYYVDKKAEMEVSRTEEVSTSNQAKEASPANDYQAQKESQKEVRKLMRQIENLEAEIEGLENQSQALSEQMLETNDAEKLMELQAELDKISHRQEEAMLEWEELSEQV, from the coding sequence ATGATTATTTTACAAGCCAATAAAATTGAACGTTCTTTTGCAGGCGAGCTTTTGTTTGATAATATAAACCTGCAGGTAGATGAACGAGACCGAATTGCTCTTGTTGGGAAAAATGGTGCTGGTAAGTCCACACTTTTGAAGATTTTGGTTGGAGAAGAGGAGCCAACTAGTGGAGAAATCAATAAGAAAAAAGAAATCTCTCTGTCTTACCTAGTACAAGATAGCCGTTTTGAGTCTGAAAATACCATTTATGAAGAAATGCTCCATGTCTTTGATGACTTGCGTCGAACCGAGAAGCAACTTCGTCAGATGGAGTTGGAGATGGGTGAAAAATCTGGTGAAGGTTTGGATAAACTGATGTCAGATTATGACCGTTTGTCAGAGAATTTCCGCCAGGCAGGTGGTTTTACCTACGAAGCAGACATTCGAGCGATTTTAAATGGATTTAAGTTCGATGAGTCTATGTGGCAGATGAAAATTGCCGAGCTTTCTGGTGGTCAAAACACCCGTCTTGCTCTTGCTAAAATGCTCCTCGAAAAACCAAATCTCTTGGTCTTAGATGAACCTACCAACCATTTGGATATTGATACGATAGCCTGGTTGGAGAATTACTTGGTAAATTATAGCGGTGCTCTCATTATTGTCAGCCATGACCGCTATTTCTTGGATAAGGTTGCGACGATTACGCTCGATTTGACCAAACATTCCTTGGATCGTTATGTGGGGAATTACTCTCGTTTTGTCGAGCTAAAGGAGCAAAAGCTAGCAACTGAAGCAAAAAACTATGAAAAGCAACAGAAGGAAATTGCTGCTCTGGAAGACTTTGTCAATCGAAATCTAGTACGAGCTTCGACAACCAAACGTGCCCAATCTCGGCGTAAGCAACTAGAAAAAATGGAGCGCATAGATAAGCCTGAATCTGGCAAGAAATCAGCCAATATGACCTTCCAGTCTGAAAAAATATCTGGTAATGTTGTCCTGACAGTTGAAAATGCGGCTATTGGCTATGATGGGGAAATATTGTCAGAGCCAATCAACCTAGACCTTCGTAAGATGAATGCTGTTGCCATCGTTGGACCAAACGGCATCGGGAAGTCAACCTTTATCAAGTCAATAGTTGGTCAGATTCCTTTTATCAAGGGAGAAAAGCGATTTGGTGCCAATGTTGAGGTTGGCTACTATGATCAGACCCAAAGCAAGTTAACACCTAGTAATACTGTACTCGATGAACTCTGGAATGATTTTAAACTGACACCGGAAGTTGAAATCCGTAATCGGCTAGGCGCTTTCCTTTTTTCAGGTGACGATGTTAAAAAATCAGTTGGCATGTTGTCTGGTGGTGAACGCGCTCGTTTGTTACTTGCTAAACTGTCTATGGAGAACAATAACTTCTTGATTCTTGACGAGCCGACCAACCACTTGGATATTGATAGCAAGGAAGTGCTAGAAAATGCCTTGATCGACTTTGATGGAACCCTTCTTTTTGTCAGCCACGACCGTTACTTTATTAACCGTGTGGCCACTCATGTTTTGGAATTGTCTGAGAATGGTTCGACTCTTTACTTGGGAGATTACGACTACTATGTTGATAAGAAGGCTGAAATGGAAGTCAGCCGGACAGAAGAAGTTTCAACTAGCAATCAAGCAAAAGAAGCAAGTCCAGCTAATGATTATCAAGCCCAGAAAGAAAGTCAAAAAGAAGTTCGCAAGCTCATGCGACAAATCGAGAACTTGGAGGCTGAAATCGAAGGGCTAGAAAATCAAAGTCAAGCCCTCTCTGAACAAATGTTGGAAACCAATGATGCCGAAAAACTCATGGAGTTGCAGGCTGAACTGGACAAAATTAGCCATCGTCAGGAAGAGGCTATGCTTGAGTGGGAAGAATTATCGGAGCAGGTGTAA
- the pta gene encoding phosphate acetyltransferase produces the protein MEVFESLKANLVGKNVRIVLPEGKEPRILQATKRLVKETDVIPVLLGKPEKIKIYLEIEGITEGYEVIDPDHYAKFDEMVAALVERRNGKISEEEAGRLLREDVNYFGVMLVYMGLVDGMVSGALHSTAATVRPALQIIKTRPNVTRTSGAFLMTRGSERYLFGDCAININPDADDLAEIAINSAITAKMFGIEPKIAMLSYSSKGSGFGENVDKVVAATQRAHELRPDLEIDGELQFDAAFHPETAALKAPGSKVAGQATVFIFPSIEAGNIGYKIAERLGGFSAVGPVLQGLNKPVNDLSRGCSSDDVYNLTLITAAQAVHQ, from the coding sequence ATGGAAGTTTTTGAAAGTCTCAAAGCCAACCTGGTTGGTAAAAATGTACGCATCGTTCTCCCTGAAGGGAAAGAACCTCGTATCCTTCAAGCGACAAAACGTTTGGTTAAAGAAACAGATGTCATCCCAGTATTGCTTGGTAAACCTGAAAAAATTAAAATCTACCTTGAAATCGAAGGGATCACTGAAGGTTACGAAGTTATCGACCCTGACCACTACGCTAAGTTTGACGAAATGGTTGCTGCGCTCGTTGAACGTCGTAACGGTAAGATATCAGAAGAAGAAGCTGGTAGACTATTGCGTGAAGACGTTAACTACTTTGGTGTAATGCTAGTATATATGGGCTTGGTTGACGGTATGGTTTCAGGTGCACTTCACTCAACTGCTGCAACAGTTCGTCCAGCTCTTCAAATCATTAAAACTCGTCCTAATGTTACTCGTACTTCAGGTGCCTTCTTGATGACTCGTGGTTCAGAACGTTATCTTTTCGGAGACTGTGCGATCAACATTAATCCTGATGCTGATGACTTAGCTGAAATTGCTATTAACTCAGCAATCACTGCGAAAATGTTTGGTATCGAACCCAAAATTGCTATGTTGAGCTATTCAAGTAAAGGTTCTGGTTTTGGTGAGAACGTTGATAAGGTAGTAGCAGCTACACAACGTGCGCACGAACTACGTCCAGATCTTGAAATAGATGGGGAATTGCAATTTGATGCGGCCTTCCACCCTGAAACGGCAGCTTTGAAAGCTCCAGGAAGTAAAGTAGCTGGACAAGCAACTGTATTCATCTTCCCAAGTATAGAAGCTGGAAATATCGGTTACAAGATTGCAGAACGTCTCGGTGGTTTCTCGGCTGTAGGTCCTGTTTTACAAGGTTTGAATAAGCCAGTTAATGACCTTTCACGTGGATGTAGCTCAGATGATGTATATAATCTTACACTAATTACTGCAGCTCAAGCAGTTCATCAATAA
- a CDS encoding phospho-sugar mutase gives MTYQENYQKWVDFADLPDYLRQDLENMDEKTKEDAFYTNLEFGTAGMRGLIGAGTNRINIYVVRQATEGLARLIESKGGNEKERGVAIAYDSRHFSPEFAFESAAVLAKHGIKSYVFESLRPTPELSFAVRHLNCFAGIMITASHNPAPFNGYKVYGEDGGQMPPHDADALTTYIRAIENPFAVEVADVEAEKASGLIEVIGEAVDVEYLKEVKDVNINPTLIEEFGKDMKIVYTPLHGTGEMLARRALAQAGFDSVQVVEAQATPDPDFSTVKSPNPENQAAFALAEELGRQVGADVLVATDPDADRVGVEVLQKDGSYLNLSGNQIGAIMAKYILEAHKSAGTLPENAALCKSIVSTDLVTKIAESYGATMFNVLTGFKFIAEKIQEFEEKHNHTYMMGFEESFGYLIKPFVRDKDAIQAVLVVAELAAYYRSRGLTLADGIEEIYKEYGYYAEKTISVTLSGVDGAEQIKAIMAKFRNNAPKEWNATAITVVEDFKAQTSTATDGTVTTLTTPPSDVLKYTLADGSWIAVRPSGTEPKIKFYIAVVGESNEDSQAKIANIEAEINAFVK, from the coding sequence ATGACTTACCAAGAAAATTATCAAAAATGGGTCGATTTTGCCGACCTTCCAGACTACCTTCGTCAAGATTTGGAAAATATGGACGAAAAAACAAAAGAAGATGCTTTCTACACCAATCTTGAATTTGGTACTGCAGGTATGCGTGGCTTGATCGGTGCCGGTACAAACCGCATCAACATCTATGTTGTTCGTCAAGCAACTGAAGGATTGGCTCGTTTGATTGAGTCAAAAGGTGGAAATGAAAAAGAACGTGGTGTGGCAATTGCCTACGATAGTCGTCACTTCTCACCTGAGTTTGCCTTTGAATCTGCGGCAGTTCTTGCAAAACATGGTATCAAATCTTACGTATTTGAAAGCCTTCGTCCAACTCCAGAACTCTCATTTGCAGTTCGTCACCTCAACTGTTTTGCAGGTATCATGATTACTGCCAGCCATAACCCTGCTCCATTTAACGGTTACAAGGTTTACGGTGAAGACGGTGGACAAATGCCTCCACACGATGCGGACGCTTTGACTACTTACATCCGTGCTATCGAAAACCCATTCGCTGTGGAAGTTGCTGATGTGGAAGCTGAAAAAGCTTCTGGCTTGATTGAAGTTATCGGCGAAGCTGTCGATGTAGAATACCTTAAAGAAGTCAAAGACGTAAACATCAACCCAACCTTGATTGAAGAGTTTGGTAAAGACATGAAGATTGTCTACACACCACTTCATGGTACTGGTGAAATGTTGGCCCGTCGTGCTCTTGCTCAAGCAGGATTTGACTCAGTTCAAGTCGTTGAAGCTCAAGCAACTCCAGATCCAGATTTCTCAACTGTTAAATCTCCAAACCCAGAAAACCAAGCAGCCTTTGCACTTGCTGAAGAACTCGGCCGTCAAGTTGGTGCTGATGTTCTTGTGGCGACTGACCCAGACGCTGACCGTGTTGGTGTTGAAGTTCTTCAAAAAGATGGGAGCTACCTCAACCTTTCAGGTAACCAAATCGGTGCTATCATGGCTAAATACATCTTGGAAGCTCATAAGAGTGCTGGAACTCTTCCTGAAAATGCTGCTCTCTGCAAATCCATCGTATCAACTGACTTGGTAACGAAGATTGCTGAAAGCTACGGCGCAACCATGTTCAACGTTTTGACTGGTTTCAAATTCATCGCAGAGAAAATCCAAGAATTTGAAGAAAAACACAATCACACTTACATGATGGGATTTGAAGAAAGCTTCGGTTACTTGATTAAACCATTCGTACGTGATAAAGACGCCATCCAAGCCGTTCTAGTCGTGGCTGAACTTGCCGCCTACTACCGTTCACGTGGTTTGACACTTGCTGATGGTATCGAAGAAATCTACAAAGAATACGGCTACTACGCTGAAAAAACCATCTCTGTTACCCTTTCTGGTGTCGATGGTGCAGAACAAATCAAAGCAATCATGGCTAAATTCCGTAACAATGCTCCGAAAGAATGGAACGCAACAGCTATCACTGTTGTAGAAGACTTCAAAGCACAAACTTCTACTGCTACAGATGGTACTGTGACAACTTTGACTACTCCTCCAAGTGATGTGTTGAAATATACACTTGCTGACGGTTCATGGATTGCAGTTCGCCCTTCAGGTACAGAACCAAAAATCAAGTTCTACATTGCCGTTGTGGGTGAAAGCAACGAAGATTCACAAGCTAAGATTGCTAACATCGAAGCGGAAATCAATGCGTTTGTGAAATAA
- a CDS encoding MutR family transcriptional regulator, whose amino-acid sequence MEHLGKVFREFRTSGKYSLKEAAGDSCSTSQLSRFELGESDLAVSRFFEILDNIHVTVENFMDKARDFQNHEHVALMAQIIPLYYSNDIAGFQQLQKEQLQKAKSSTNPLYFELNWILLQGLICQRDTRYTMRQSDLDKVADYLFKTEEWTMYELILFGNLYTFYNVDYVSRIGREVMEREEYYKEIGRHRKLVLILALNCYQHCLENRSFTDADYFESYVEKLIGNGIKLYERNIFHYLKGFALYQRDLKEEGCCQMQEAMHIFEVLGLPEQVAYYQEHYEKFINP is encoded by the coding sequence ATGGAACATCTTGGAAAGGTATTTCGTGAATTTCGAACTAGTGGAAAGTACTCATTAAAGGAAGCAGCGGGAGATTCTTGCTCTACCTCTCAGTTATCTCGCTTTGAGCTTGGCGAGTCTGATCTAGCAGTTTCCCGTTTCTTTGAGATTTTGGATAATATTCACGTGACTGTTGAAAATTTTATGGACAAAGCTAGGGATTTTCAAAATCATGAACACGTTGCCTTGATGGCGCAGATTATTCCGCTTTACTACTCAAATGATATTGCAGGTTTTCAACAACTTCAAAAAGAACAACTACAGAAAGCGAAGAGTTCGACCAATCCCCTCTATTTTGAGCTGAATTGGATTCTGCTACAAGGCCTTATTTGTCAGAGAGATACTCGTTACACGATGAGGCAGAGTGATTTGGATAAGGTCGCAGATTATCTTTTCAAAACGGAAGAATGGACTATGTATGAGTTGATTCTTTTTGGTAATCTCTATACTTTCTACAATGTGGACTATGTATCTCGGATTGGTAGAGAAGTCATGGAGCGAGAAGAGTACTACAAAGAAATTGGTCGCCATCGAAAACTCGTTCTGATTCTAGCCCTTAACTGTTACCAACATTGTTTGGAAAACCGTTCCTTTACGGATGCGGACTATTTCGAAAGTTATGTAGAGAAGCTGATTGGAAATGGTATCAAGCTTTATGAGCGCAATATCTTTCATTATCTAAAGGGTTTTGCCCTCTACCAGAGAGACTTGAAAGAAGAGGGTTGTTGTCAGATGCAGGAAGCCATGCATATTTTTGAAGTACTTGGACTTCCAGAGCAAGTGGCCTATTATCAGGAACATTATGAAAAATTTATAAATCCTTAA
- the mutY gene encoding A/G-specific adenine glycosylase: MLDLKKYGIVMWPEEKIISFREKLLNWYDENKRNLPWRRSKNPYHIWVSEIMLQQTRVDTVIPYYKRFLDWFPTVESLANAPEERLLKAWEGLGYYSRVRNMQVAAQQIMTDFEGTFPNTYEEISSLKGIGPYTAGAISSIAFNLPEPAVDGNVMRVLARLFEVNYDIGVPSNRKIFQAMMEILIDPKRPGDFNQALMDLGSDIESPVNPRPEESPVKEFSASYQNGTMDRYPIKEPKRKPLSIYLKALVVCNDRGQYLLEKNESEKLLAGFWHFPLIEVDDFSSDDNQLDLFSQVKEESRAFGPSPQENFEQDYDLEVNWSQQVFDQVKHVFSHRKWHIQIQAGQVTETKQFSDREIRWVSSQEFSDYPLAKPQQKIWQAYKTSFEDEGL, from the coding sequence ATGTTAGATTTGAAAAAATACGGTATCGTCATGTGGCCGGAGGAGAAGATCATTTCTTTTCGTGAGAAACTCCTCAACTGGTATGATGAAAACAAGCGAAATCTACCTTGGCGGAGAAGTAAAAATCCTTATCACATCTGGGTATCTGAAATCATGCTCCAGCAAACCAGGGTGGATACAGTTATTCCATACTACAAACGATTCTTGGACTGGTTTCCAACTGTTGAAAGTCTGGCGAATGCCCCTGAAGAGCGTCTGCTGAAGGCTTGGGAAGGTTTGGGTTATTATTCTCGAGTACGCAATATGCAAGTTGCTGCTCAGCAGATTATGACTGACTTTGAAGGGACATTTCCAAACACTTACGAAGAAATTTCTAGTTTGAAAGGGATTGGCCCCTATACTGCGGGTGCAATTTCCAGTATCGCTTTTAATTTACCCGAGCCTGCGGTCGATGGCAATGTCATGCGAGTTTTAGCGCGTTTGTTTGAGGTGAATTATGATATTGGAGTTCCCAGCAATCGCAAAATTTTTCAGGCTATGATGGAAATCTTGATTGACCCGAAACGACCAGGTGACTTTAACCAAGCTCTGATGGATTTAGGCTCTGATATAGAGTCTCCGGTTAACCCTCGACCAGAAGAAAGTCCTGTTAAGGAATTTAGCGCATCCTATCAAAATGGAACAATGGATCGATATCCGATCAAAGAACCCAAGAGAAAGCCTCTTTCTATTTATCTGAAGGCTTTGGTTGTGTGCAATGATAGAGGGCAATACCTACTTGAGAAAAATGAAAGTGAGAAACTGTTAGCCGGTTTTTGGCACTTCCCACTGATTGAGGTTGACGATTTCTCTAGCGATGATAATCAACTAGATCTCTTCTCACAAGTCAAAGAGGAAAGCAGAGCATTTGGACCAAGCCCTCAAGAAAACTTTGAGCAGGATTATGATTTAGAAGTGAATTGGTCCCAGCAAGTATTTGACCAAGTCAAGCATGTATTTAGTCATCGGAAATGGCATATTCAAATCCAAGCTGGTCAAGTGACGGAAACAAAACAGTTTTCTGACAGAGAAATTCGCTGGGTTTCTTCTCAGGAATTTTCTGATTATCCACTTGCGAAACCTCAACAAAAAATTTGGCAGGCTTATAAAACAAGTTTTGAAGATGAAGGCCTATAG
- a CDS encoding MBL fold metallo-hydrolase, with protein MSEKGFKYSILASGSSGNSFYLETPKKKILVDAGLSGKKITSLLSEINRKPEDLDAILITHEHSDHIHGVGVLARKYGMDLYANEKTWQAMENSKYLGKVDSSQKHIFEMGKTKTFGDIDIESFGVSHDAVAPQFYRFMKDDKSFVMLTDTGYVSDRMAGIVENADGYLIESNHDVEILRAGSYAWRLKQRILSDLGHLSNEDGAEAMIRAMGNRTKKIYLGHLSKENNIKELAHMTMVNQLAQADLGVGVDFKVYDTSPDTATPLTDI; from the coding sequence ATGAGTGAAAAAGGCTTTAAATACAGTATTTTAGCATCAGGTTCCAGTGGAAATTCCTTTTATCTGGAAACTCCAAAAAAGAAAATCTTAGTGGATGCAGGCTTGTCTGGTAAGAAAATCACCAGTCTTTTGAGCGAAATCAATCGTAAGCCAGAAGATTTGGATGCTATCTTGATTACGCATGAACATTCAGATCATATTCATGGAGTTGGTGTATTGGCTCGCAAATATGGTATGGACCTTTACGCCAATGAAAAAACCTGGCAGGCTATGGAAAATAGCAAGTACCTCGGTAAGGTGGATTCATCGCAGAAGCATATTTTTGAAATGGGTAAAACCAAAACCTTTGGCGATATTGATATTGAGAGTTTTGGGGTTAGCCATGATGCGGTAGCACCCCAGTTTTACCGCTTTATGAAAGATGACAAGAGCTTTGTCATGCTGACCGATACAGGTTACGTCAGTGACCGTATGGCAGGAATTGTCGAAAATGCAGACGGTTATCTCATCGAGTCCAACCACGACGTAGAAATCTTGAGAGCAGGATCTTACGCTTGGCGTCTCAAACAGAGAATTCTATCGGATCTCGGTCACCTCTCTAACGAGGATGGTGCTGAGGCCATGATTCGTGCAATGGGAAATCGTACCAAGAAAATCTACCTCGGGCATTTGTCCAAAGAGAACAATATCAAGGAGCTGGCTCATATGACCATGGTCAACCAGCTAGCACAAGCTGATCTGGGAGTAGGAGTAGACTTTAAAGTTTACGACACTTCCCCAGATACTGCAACACCATTGACAGATATATAA